One part of the Bacilli bacterium genome encodes these proteins:
- a CDS encoding alpha/beta hydrolase-fold protein encodes MKFGYRLWFFILLPGAILTGCGSGDRSMSAAAPQPVESIQAKVVTAEPNVQKVTFHSESLDKDMRFNIYLPKGYRTDHKYPVLYLLHGYTENEDQWVPELGADKVADQLLYEGKIEPLMIVSPQIDNSYGFNSYMGKYGDYIVNDLVQYVDSHFNSVAERVGRYIGGVSMGGWAALYNAFQHPDLYSKVGGHSPAVVDDDWSTTSGLKGFLYPTDEVRRQRDPLLLAETQNLQGLSVYLDCGDEDSYKFYQGAEALYNKLQNKNVKSEYHHAPGGHDAEYWTKHLADYLLFYAGK; translated from the coding sequence ATGAAATTTGGTTATAGGCTTTGGTTTTTCATTCTGCTTCCCGGCGCTATCTTGACGGGCTGCGGCAGCGGGGACCGGTCAATGAGCGCCGCCGCTCCGCAACCCGTTGAATCCATTCAGGCCAAAGTTGTGACGGCGGAACCGAATGTGCAAAAAGTAACGTTTCACAGCGAATCCCTGGACAAAGACATGCGCTTCAATATTTATTTGCCCAAAGGATATCGTACAGACCACAAGTATCCGGTTTTGTATTTGCTCCACGGATATACCGAGAACGAAGACCAATGGGTTCCGGAGTTGGGCGCGGACAAAGTGGCGGATCAGTTGCTTTACGAAGGAAAGATTGAGCCGCTGATGATCGTTTCGCCGCAAATTGACAACAGTTACGGTTTTAATTCCTATATGGGGAAATACGGCGACTACATTGTGAACGATCTTGTACAATATGTAGATAGTCATTTTAATAGTGTAGCCGAAAGAGTAGGCCGTTATATCGGCGGCGTGTCCATGGGCGGCTGGGCCGCGCTGTATAACGCATTTCAGCATCCGGATTTGTACAGTAAAGTGGGCGGCCACAGCCCCGCCGTTGTAGATGATGATTGGTCGACGACAAGCGGGTTGAAAGGTTTTCTATATCCTACCGATGAGGTTCGCAGGCAAAGAGATCCTTTATTGTTGGCGGAAACGCAAAATTTACAAGGTTTGTCCGTCTATCTTGATTGCGGGGACGAGGACAGCTACAAATTCTATCAAGGCGCGGAAGCGCTTTATAACAAACTGCAAAACAAAAATGTGAAATCGGAATACCATCATGCGCCGGGCGGCCACGATGCGGAGTATTGGACAAAGCACCTGGCAGATTACCTGTTGTTTTACGCCGGAAAATAA